In Spirosoma aureum, a single genomic region encodes these proteins:
- a CDS encoding GumC domain-containing protein: MLKINTALTDKQAELTEAEAQLINARTNNQPQAVLDRYQAKIDQASADLKQIAQNYFAADNTSESVPKLKLVNEWLAKVLEFEESGARMDVVKKRLDDYQKESTTFTPLESEQRQLTRDMTVAEKEYLSLVQSLNQATTHRQDIAIDGSLSVLDPPGFPFSPKPAKRLLFVLIGAGAGFVIALLLAALRFWADKRINTLEQAEQRIGSPVTAVFPTVKKFAVNSKASRAAVSMFEQLGNAINIEIEHRRVSAQPPLITLFSMRSKQGKTWFAHGLARLYAESGEHVAYFYPRLTDNDKKFEQDNIAFFPYDLHPNFMNIREPEDLLAGEPALSINSFNKVILELPALVGSPIPLHLVNRSAVSLMVLAVHTLWGRRDKQLFGLYAKAAKHPVLIALNKVEGGDIDAPTVGDIQQGIVRTKRYAEPNEVIAGTSANEKVLDR; the protein is encoded by the coding sequence TTGCTCAAGATAAATACCGCGCTAACCGATAAGCAGGCTGAACTGACCGAGGCCGAAGCGCAGTTGATCAATGCCCGGACCAACAACCAGCCGCAGGCCGTACTGGACCGGTATCAGGCGAAGATTGATCAGGCGTCGGCTGATTTGAAACAGATTGCCCAGAACTATTTTGCCGCCGATAATACCTCCGAGTCGGTTCCAAAACTAAAACTGGTGAATGAGTGGCTGGCTAAAGTGCTGGAGTTTGAGGAATCTGGAGCCCGGATGGATGTGGTAAAAAAACGGCTGGACGATTATCAGAAAGAATCAACAACGTTTACTCCGCTGGAGTCTGAACAACGGCAACTTACCCGCGACATGACGGTTGCAGAAAAAGAATACCTTAGCTTGGTTCAATCACTTAATCAGGCCACAACGCATCGACAGGACATTGCCATTGACGGATCATTATCGGTGCTGGACCCGCCCGGATTCCCCTTTTCGCCAAAACCGGCCAAACGTTTGCTTTTCGTCCTGATCGGTGCTGGGGCTGGTTTTGTGATTGCCCTGCTGCTGGCTGCCCTGCGCTTCTGGGCCGATAAGCGTATCAATACTCTGGAACAGGCCGAACAGCGGATCGGTAGCCCGGTTACGGCCGTATTCCCAACCGTGAAAAAGTTTGCCGTCAATTCAAAGGCGAGCCGTGCTGCCGTTAGCATGTTCGAACAGTTGGGCAATGCCATCAACATTGAAATAGAACACCGGCGCGTTTCGGCACAGCCACCGTTGATTACCTTGTTCAGCATGCGGTCGAAGCAGGGGAAAACCTGGTTTGCGCATGGTCTGGCCCGGCTTTATGCCGAATCGGGCGAACATGTAGCCTATTTCTATCCGCGTCTGACCGATAACGATAAGAAGTTTGAACAGGATAACATTGCCTTTTTTCCATACGATCTGCATCCCAATTTCATGAATATAAGGGAGCCCGAAGATTTACTGGCGGGTGAGCCTGCCCTGTCAATCAACTCATTCAACAAGGTAATTCTGGAGTTGCCTGCGCTCGTTGGTAGCCCGATTCCACTACATTTGGTCAATCGGAGCGCTGTTTCACTGATGGTGCTGGCGGTTCATACACTCTGGGGCCGACGGGACAAGCAATTATTTGGCCTATATGCCAAAGCTGCCAAGCACCCGGTGCTGATCGCTCTAAATAAAGTAGAAGGGGGCGACATAGATGCGCCAACTGTCGGTGACATTCAGCAGGGAATTGTTCGGACCAAACGATATGCAGAGCCGAATGAAGTAATCGCTGGCACATCAGCAAACGAAAAAGTTCTTGATCGGTAA
- a CDS encoding MOP flippase family protein has translation MSHKQQAISGGKWMSTSTAISTVFQFGQVAILARLLEPSVFGIVSVSTLMIAFFGIFANLGFSNSIIYKQEEDREVLSTIYLLNLGLGLFIGVVVFFSWPLVVAYYKEPRLEKVIKLSSLYFIIVYVGQIYLFLLQKELRFKAVASIDITGTVAGTAVTIVLAYTGFAELSLIYGQLAQQAAKSALQMVYGLKLFSPILKFDLNLIKDHLRFGLYNVGDGIVGFIQANSDNILVGGMLGVKPLGYYTLASQLAVFPITRLSPIILQVAYPILARLKGDADELKKSYLTILDLLSYINLPLLAGLFITADSVVPLFYGPGWEPTILLIRIFVFVSIFSSLSNPLFTLAFSKGKPKLLFYLNVITLFIKIPLVYVLAQYWGVVGIASAFLLATLANLLINFRIVHSLIGPFMREFAQNIAKPVLFCLLMVGAIELYKFYADSINVFNTIAQIAIGALIYITLTIRFKYPLAELKTFGKAS, from the coding sequence ATGAGTCATAAGCAACAGGCGATTAGTGGCGGTAAGTGGATGAGTACATCGACGGCTATTTCCACCGTGTTTCAGTTTGGTCAGGTAGCCATTCTGGCCCGGTTGCTGGAGCCGTCGGTCTTTGGAATCGTTAGCGTCAGCACGCTTATGATCGCTTTTTTTGGCATTTTTGCCAATCTCGGATTCTCCAATTCCATCATATATAAGCAGGAAGAAGACCGGGAAGTATTGTCGACAATCTATCTGTTGAATCTGGGGCTTGGTCTGTTCATTGGTGTCGTGGTATTCTTTAGCTGGCCACTGGTTGTTGCGTACTACAAGGAGCCGCGGCTGGAAAAGGTCATCAAGCTATCGTCGCTGTACTTCATCATTGTCTACGTTGGGCAGATTTACCTGTTTCTACTCCAGAAAGAGTTACGATTCAAGGCGGTAGCCAGTATCGATATTACAGGCACTGTTGCCGGAACAGCCGTTACCATCGTGCTGGCCTACACGGGCTTCGCCGAACTGTCGCTGATTTATGGGCAACTGGCACAGCAGGCGGCTAAGTCGGCCCTTCAGATGGTGTATGGACTGAAGCTGTTTTCGCCGATACTGAAATTTGATTTGAACTTGATCAAAGACCACCTGCGATTTGGGCTCTATAATGTAGGCGATGGTATTGTTGGCTTCATTCAGGCCAATTCTGACAATATTCTGGTGGGCGGAATGCTTGGAGTGAAGCCCTTAGGTTATTATACACTGGCTTCTCAACTGGCTGTTTTTCCCATTACGCGGCTCAGTCCGATTATTCTGCAAGTGGCCTATCCCATTTTAGCCCGTCTTAAAGGCGATGCGGATGAACTTAAAAAATCGTACCTGACCATTCTGGATTTGCTTAGTTATATCAATCTGCCGTTGCTGGCAGGCTTGTTTATCACGGCCGATAGCGTAGTGCCGTTATTTTATGGACCTGGTTGGGAACCAACGATCCTGCTTATCCGGATTTTTGTTTTCGTGAGCATTTTCTCTTCGCTGAGCAATCCGCTTTTCACGCTGGCTTTTTCGAAAGGAAAACCGAAACTACTCTTTTACCTGAACGTGATTACGCTGTTTATCAAGATACCGCTCGTGTATGTGCTGGCTCAGTATTGGGGCGTGGTTGGCATTGCTTCGGCTTTTTTACTGGCCACTTTAGCTAATTTGCTCATTAACTTCCGCATTGTTCATTCCCTTATTGGCCCCTTCATGCGTGAGTTTGCGCAGAATATAGCCAAGCCGGTTCTCTTCTGCCTGCTTATGGTGGGAGCCATTGAGCTTTATAAATTCTACGCAGACTCGATCAATGTGTTTAATACCATTGCACAGATAGCAATCGGGGCATTGATTTATATAACCCTGACAATCCGATTTAAGTACCCACTTGCCGAACTGAAAACGTTCGGGAAAGCCAGTTAA
- a CDS encoding glycosyltransferase, whose amino-acid sequence MKQFDSIICIAQTSWKGDFQKAVVQLMTELSARHRVLFVDYLYTVKDLAQGMTGRQDIPVRKIMHLNNPLAKIPTEHGGELYVWTPPVMLPLNWLAARPHDQMLHWNTDRLASGVRDVMRRLNMHRPLVINAFNPVIGLPLLGKLNECATIYYCFDEITTAGDWMSRHGYRYEEAYLRRVDAVIATSETLRQDKSAQQPNTFCVKNGANFELFNQTRLLAQQHPPEKSVVGYLGSADNRVNIDIMEYCARTMPDVEFQFIGEVHEPQLPERLRIFPNVTFIPPHQPDELPPLLAKWRVGLIPFVCNKHTYTIYPLKINEYLAASLSVVSTPFSILDDFAGIIELADTPHAFAEAIRRALADTDPQRVQQRVETAQANSWERRAYEFEAVIQQMPKAVFSGQPSVDSRQ is encoded by the coding sequence ATGAAGCAATTTGATAGTATCATCTGCATTGCGCAAACATCCTGGAAAGGCGATTTTCAGAAGGCTGTCGTGCAACTTATGACAGAGCTTTCGGCTCGCCATCGGGTATTGTTTGTCGATTATCTGTATACGGTTAAGGATCTGGCGCAGGGAATGACTGGCCGACAGGATATTCCGGTTCGGAAAATCATGCATTTGAATAACCCGTTGGCCAAAATACCGACCGAACATGGAGGGGAGCTCTATGTCTGGACACCTCCCGTCATGCTTCCACTCAACTGGCTGGCGGCTCGCCCACACGATCAGATGCTTCACTGGAATACCGACCGGCTGGCTAGTGGTGTGCGTGATGTGATGCGTCGGCTAAATATGCATCGGCCGCTGGTTATCAATGCGTTTAATCCGGTTATTGGTTTGCCACTTTTGGGGAAACTGAATGAGTGTGCAACAATCTATTACTGTTTCGATGAGATTACAACCGCTGGTGACTGGATGAGTCGGCACGGGTATCGGTACGAAGAAGCGTATCTCCGGCGGGTCGATGCGGTCATTGCCACCTCAGAAACCTTGCGTCAGGATAAATCAGCACAACAGCCGAACACATTCTGTGTCAAGAACGGGGCCAATTTTGAACTATTCAATCAGACCCGGCTGCTGGCTCAGCAACACCCACCCGAAAAGTCGGTTGTAGGCTATCTTGGATCGGCGGATAATCGGGTCAACATTGACATTATGGAGTATTGTGCCCGAACCATGCCTGATGTCGAGTTCCAGTTTATCGGCGAAGTCCACGAACCTCAATTACCTGAACGATTGCGGATTTTTCCGAATGTCACCTTCATTCCACCCCATCAGCCTGACGAACTGCCGCCGTTGCTGGCCAAGTGGCGGGTAGGCCTCATTCCGTTTGTCTGTAACAAACATACGTATACGATTTATCCACTGAAAATTAACGAGTACCTGGCGGCTAGCCTGTCGGTGGTGTCAACACCCTTTTCGATACTCGACGATTTTGCTGGTATTATCGAATTAGCCGATACGCCCCATGCTTTTGCGGAAGCCATTCGGCGGGCACTTGCCGACACAGACCCCCAACGAGTACAGCAACGGGTCGAAACGGCTCAGGCGAACTCCTGGGAGCGACGTGCTTACGAATTTGAGGCTGTTATTCAGCAGATGCCAAAAGCCGTTTTCAGTGGGCAGCCGTCTGTTGACAGCAGGCAGTAG
- a CDS encoding O-antigen ligase family protein: protein MAQSIFSLSNRSSNQFWLYSLAGGLYTVGAGYLISKLGGAGAVLAILAPLLLGLLILVFLEPRFGLFLYLQLCFIVGFARFVHVSVPAGLLVDGVLALTLFSLFLNGQRMEWSRLRSPAFLLVAIWFLYTVIELFNPEAPYRPAWFFHVRAFSLHWFLVACMVLVAPITRKDVRIFVNSWLIWSFLAALWSFKQQYIGLSPDELAWLYSGNNAKTHLLFGQLRAFSFYSDAAQFGAEMAGATLVALIRVFEEKKVHYKVAYALLTLVFFWGYAVSGTRSALFVLLAGFPFYLILKRDFTKLIIGVAFAVPLFLLLMYTSVGSSNYQVQRMRSALTPMNDPSFILRLQNQAKLRTYLQDLPFGAGIGTSTDMGARFSPWHWAAQIPPDSWYVELWIETGRVGVALYILMLTGLAGVGVYQVWRLKDPWMIKVMYGFLAEFFGIAVMGYSNPVLGQFPTNSVVFISTILIATSYRWDTKPETSDSEIDQPLPAPLHYEAI, encoded by the coding sequence ATGGCACAATCCATTTTTTCACTGAGCAATCGATCATCGAACCAATTTTGGTTGTATAGCCTCGCTGGTGGGCTTTACACGGTTGGGGCTGGTTACCTGATCAGTAAGCTTGGTGGGGCAGGGGCTGTGCTGGCTATTCTGGCGCCCCTGTTGCTGGGGCTGCTGATCCTGGTGTTTCTGGAACCCCGTTTTGGCTTGTTTCTATACCTTCAGCTTTGCTTTATTGTCGGTTTTGCGCGTTTCGTGCATGTTTCCGTTCCGGCTGGTTTACTGGTCGATGGGGTACTGGCACTGACCTTATTTAGCCTGTTTCTGAATGGACAGCGCATGGAGTGGAGTCGGTTACGAAGTCCGGCTTTCTTGCTGGTGGCCATCTGGTTTCTGTATACCGTCATTGAATTGTTTAACCCGGAAGCCCCGTACCGTCCAGCCTGGTTTTTTCATGTTCGGGCTTTTTCGCTACACTGGTTTCTGGTGGCCTGTATGGTTCTGGTAGCCCCTATCACCCGGAAAGATGTTCGTATTTTTGTAAATTCCTGGCTGATCTGGTCGTTTCTGGCTGCGCTCTGGTCCTTCAAGCAGCAATACATTGGCCTGTCGCCCGACGAATTGGCCTGGTTATATTCCGGGAATAATGCCAAAACGCACCTGCTTTTCGGGCAACTTCGCGCTTTTTCGTTTTACTCCGATGCAGCTCAATTTGGGGCCGAAATGGCCGGGGCTACACTGGTCGCGCTCATTCGCGTTTTTGAAGAGAAAAAAGTACACTATAAAGTAGCCTACGCCCTGTTAACGCTGGTTTTCTTCTGGGGCTATGCTGTTTCGGGAACACGTAGCGCCTTGTTTGTCCTGCTCGCCGGATTTCCTTTCTATCTGATTCTGAAACGGGATTTTACGAAGTTAATCATTGGCGTTGCCTTTGCCGTACCCTTGTTTTTGCTCCTGATGTACACCAGCGTAGGCAGTTCCAACTATCAGGTTCAGCGAATGCGCTCAGCGTTGACGCCCATGAACGATCCTTCATTTATACTACGGCTTCAAAATCAGGCAAAGCTGCGTACGTACCTGCAGGATCTGCCATTTGGAGCTGGTATTGGTACATCCACCGATATGGGCGCCCGGTTTTCGCCCTGGCACTGGGCCGCGCAAATTCCCCCGGACAGCTGGTATGTCGAACTCTGGATCGAGACCGGGCGGGTTGGGGTAGCGCTCTATATCCTGATGCTGACTGGCCTGGCTGGTGTTGGGGTCTATCAGGTGTGGCGGCTCAAGGATCCGTGGATGATTAAAGTGATGTACGGTTTTCTGGCCGAATTTTTCGGTATTGCTGTAATGGGCTATTCCAATCCGGTGCTGGGCCAGTTTCCAACCAATAGTGTCGTCTTTATCAGTACCATTCTTATTGCCACCAGTTACCGGTGGGACACAAAACCCGAAACATCCGATTCAGAAATAGATCAACCTTTACCCGCACCCCTCCACTATGAAGCAATTTGA
- a CDS encoding GumC domain-containing protein, translated as MTLQGLGRLLKQHLIWFILFPCLAAGAVYYFMRNETRIYETKATLYTGFTSGYSLRSAQEGFQADYAAVSNAFDNILTTLNSNQTLYHVGVNLLSQHLQLTKPTEKQLSAASFQELQRAIPASLRQSLVRAGDPEYTRMRIDSLAQSQTDNPIRKLILESDSDYSPEHISKKLKANRRNGSDMLDLEYEAEDPAVAQQTLTLAITELNQRYTSLKSGETNPVVKYYDEKAKQAKKLLDNAESKLRAFNVQHNVLNFEDELKTRSVTREALVTEYNDEVMRNRAAKAAMDALSQRMTQGGVCSR; from the coding sequence ATGACACTCCAAGGACTCGGGCGGCTTCTGAAGCAGCATCTCATCTGGTTTATTCTGTTCCCATGCCTGGCGGCAGGAGCGGTCTACTATTTCATGCGGAATGAAACCCGGATTTATGAAACCAAAGCAACGCTCTATACCGGCTTTACATCAGGCTATTCACTGCGCTCTGCACAGGAAGGTTTTCAGGCTGATTATGCCGCTGTCAGCAATGCTTTTGACAATATTCTGACAACGCTCAACTCGAATCAGACCCTCTATCACGTGGGCGTTAATCTGTTGAGTCAGCATCTACAGCTTACAAAGCCAACCGAAAAGCAACTGTCGGCGGCCAGTTTTCAGGAGTTGCAGCGAGCCATACCCGCCAGTTTGCGCCAGTCGTTAGTGCGGGCGGGCGATCCTGAGTATACACGCATGCGGATCGATAGTCTCGCTCAGAGCCAGACCGATAATCCGATCAGAAAGCTGATTCTGGAATCAGATTCGGATTATTCACCCGAGCATATCAGCAAAAAACTGAAAGCAAACCGCCGAAATGGCAGTGATATGCTTGACCTTGAATACGAAGCCGAAGATCCGGCGGTTGCGCAGCAAACATTGACGCTGGCCATTACGGAACTGAACCAGCGTTACACATCGCTGAAAAGTGGCGAAACCAATCCGGTGGTCAAGTATTACGACGAAAAGGCAAAGCAGGCCAAAAAACTGCTTGATAATGCCGAATCGAAACTTCGGGCGTTTAACGTTCAGCATAACGTACTGAACTTTGAAGATGAACTGAAGACCCGGTCCGTAACCCGTGAGGCTTTAGTTACGGAATATAATGACGAAGTGATGCGAAATCGGGCAGCTAAAGCCGCCATGGATGCCCTGAGTCAGCGGATGACGCAGGGGGGAGTTTGCTCAAGATAA
- a CDS encoding TolC family protein: MKKFKIDRLTHFGRQCMLGLVLLATAYTISYSQGTVPAQTTPVKPLATPADGVPVDSMPFDFHKDIAQQLIPFEEMYKLALTYAPSVKFESAVSNSQLAAYQLAKLQILQNLNGFANYSTGNQAILSTGTNVTDQLGQISNGYRAGVNVSISIHDLFGRPQQIRLARANYEATQERKRTAEIQLKRDLFNMYQDLILSQRVLQIRLRDDQASLAAYRIAEVELQKGKITPETHAFNSNRYAETRTTVEQAKTQFIKSMYALELFVGVPIQQLKRN; encoded by the coding sequence ATGAAGAAGTTTAAGATAGACCGACTTACCCACTTTGGCCGACAGTGTATGCTGGGGCTGGTTTTGTTGGCCACGGCGTATACGATAAGTTATAGTCAGGGAACGGTTCCTGCACAAACGACCCCGGTAAAACCATTGGCAACGCCCGCCGATGGTGTCCCTGTTGATAGCATGCCTTTTGATTTTCACAAGGATATTGCCCAGCAGTTAATCCCGTTTGAGGAGATGTATAAACTGGCATTAACCTATGCGCCATCCGTGAAATTTGAGAGTGCTGTCTCCAATTCGCAATTAGCGGCCTACCAACTCGCCAAACTTCAGATCTTACAGAATCTGAACGGGTTTGCCAATTATTCGACAGGCAATCAGGCGATTCTGTCAACGGGGACCAATGTGACCGACCAGTTAGGGCAGATTTCCAATGGTTACCGGGCTGGGGTTAACGTATCGATCAGTATTCATGATTTATTTGGGCGTCCCCAGCAGATTCGACTGGCCAGGGCTAATTATGAAGCTACGCAGGAACGAAAGCGAACCGCCGAAATTCAGCTAAAACGCGATTTATTCAATATGTATCAGGATCTGATTCTGTCTCAGCGCGTTCTGCAAATCCGGTTGCGCGACGATCAGGCATCGCTGGCTGCCTACCGAATTGCAGAAGTAGAATTGCAGAAAGGAAAGATCACACCCGAAACCCACGCGTTCAATAGCAACCGCTACGCCGAAACCCGCACAACCGTTGAACAGGCTAAAACCCAGTTCATCAAGAGCATGTATGCACTTGAATTATTCGTTGGAGTACCTATTCAACAACTGAAACGCAACTAA